From bacterium:
CGGCCCGCAGAGGGGCCGCCCTACATTCCCCCTCTCCCTGTGGGAGAGGGCCGGGGTGAGGGCTGCATTATTGTCCTTCTCCCTCTTAGGGAGAGGGCTAGGGTGCGGGTCGGGCCGACCTGAAGGTCGGCCCCTACATCATCGCAAAACGCGGCGGACCGCTCCAGGGGCAGCCCTACATCATCGTGGTCACGGATGAGAGGCGAGCCCGCCCCCCTCTCCCAGTAGGAGCGGCGCGCCGACGGGATTAAGGGTTAGGGCTACCTTAAAAAAACGGGCCGACCGGTCGGTCGGCCTCCGCGTCGAAGGCGGGGGAAATATTGTAAAATATAAAAATCCTCCGGCGGAAAGGGTCGTGATGTTCGTCATCTTATACGTCATGCGGGCGGTGTTCCGCTTCCTCTTCACCTTCGGGCCCCTGGCCATGGTGCGGATGGTCACCGGGATGACCTTCTCCCCCATCGCGCAGAGAATTTCGTGGAAAAGGCTCCCCGCCGAGGCGGAGCGTCTCGGTCTCACCTTCACCCGGTCGAAGTCCTACAGCGAGTTCGGGGAGATAACCGGAACGGTCCGCGGGCACGGGGTGGAGGTGGAACCGGACTCGGACGCCATGGTTTCGGTGGGTTTCGGCCCGTGCAAGATCAACCTGGTGACGAGACGGCCGTCGGAGCGGCCCGACGAGGGGATGGAGGACTTCACCACGCCGAGCGGCGCGTTCAATTTAATCTTCCACACGCGCCGCGCCGCCCCCGAGCTGGCGGAGGTCTTCCGCACCGATCCGGAGCTGACGCGCGCCTTTCACCGCTATTACCTGCGCTGGATGTGGCGCCTGGATAGCATCTACGTCTTCGAGACCCGGATAATCTGCAACTTCACCTGGGGCCAGTACTTCTTCTTCCGCATCCCGGCCGGTTACCTGGAGATGCTCGTGGAGGACACCGTGGGGCTGGCGGAGAGCCTGGAGGCCGCGCTGGCATAATCAACTAATTATCGCCTGGAAATATCGAAATATCCCGCTATACTGTTTCCCGGAGCCCGGCGGGCGTTTAAAGAAGCGGTAAAAAGAGGGTAAGGTACACCGGAACGCCCCGCAACGCGAATCCACCATCGCTCCCGGGGGCGGCTCATCCCGCCCCCGTATCTTTATCCCCGGCACTCGATGACGTATAATATCCACGGGAACGTTCCGTAGAAAAACGGGGGCGCGGATGCTGCGGGAGCTCCGGGATTACGAAAAGCTGCGCGGCCTGCTGGCGGAGAACCCCCCGGCGACCGCCATGATCGCTTACACACTCTTCCACCAGACGCCGGAGCCCGGCGAGCCCTTCCGGCTCTGCCTGGTGGACGACCCGGAAAACCCGGCCTGCGTCCTTGTGGCCAGTTGGGGCAACCTCTTCTTTGCGAGGGATCCGGAGAAGCTCGACCTGGCGCTGGAGTACTTCGATTCCGCGGCCTACCGGGAGCTGGTCGAGGGGGTCTTCCGCGACGACCCGAAGACCGTGGCGGATTTCCTCGAGGCCTACCGCTTCGCCGGACTCCAGGAGAGTTGCTGCGAGCGGCTGCTGAAGGTGGGGGAACCCGTTTGGCGGACGCGGTGCTGGGTCCACTACTGGGACTCCCCACCGCCCCGGGAGCCCCGGATCCCCCTGGCGCCCTTGAAGCCGGAGCACGCCCGCGTGGTGGAGGCCCACTGGGAGTTCGGCGACCACGACGAGGGCTCCATCGCTTACATCCGCTGGCGAATCGAGTCCGGCCCCAGCCTGGCCTTCTACGACGAGCGGGGCGAGCCGGGTGCCTGGTGCATCACCCACGGCTCGGGCTCCCTGGGTAACATCTACACCCGTCGGGCTCACCGCCGCCTGGGTCTGGCCCAGGAAATCTCCTTCGGGATGATCCGGGCCGTCCTCGCGGGCGGCTGGCTCCCCCACGCCCACATCAAGCAGGAAAACGAGCCGTCCCTGGCCCTGGCGCGCAAGGTCGGCCTCGAGCGCGGCGACGATGTCTCCTGGATTGCCGTCCGCCGGCGGTAATTTTTCCCGTTCCCAAATGCAGGGCGGGGCGTTTATGCCCCGCCGTTTCCATCCCGTACCACGGCCTGCGATGACGTAGGGGCCGACCGACGGCGCGCCGTTCAGGTCGGCCCGCGGGCGACCGTGGACGGTCGCCCCTACGTGTCGGATATGCGTTAGATATACGTAGGGGCGGGTGTCTAAACCCGTCCGTTGTGGCAGCCCACCCCCGTTCCCTACCTTGCCCATCACCCCAGCCCGTCGGCGCGCCGCTCCCTGGAAGGGAGAGGGGACACACGGCAGCCCTCACCCTTAATCCCGTGAGCGAATGCTCCTCCCACAGGGAGAGGGAAATACGGGCCGACCTGAAGGTCGGCCCCTACGAGGGTCGGGAGGATACCCCGACGGTGGTCTAGGTCAACAGGACGTTGTCTATCAGCCGGGTCTCGCCGAAGTAGGCGGCCACCAGGGCCACGGCACCGTCAACCCCCACCCTGGCCAGCGGTCGCAGGGTCTCGCGGTCCGCAATCTCGTAGTAGTCCAGCATGCAGTCGGGCGCCAACTGGCGGAGGTAGTTCACCCCGGCCTCGCGCAGCTTCATCGCGTCGCGCTCTCCTTCATCGAATTGCTTCTCGACGAGCTGCAGGGAGGCGTATAGCTCGCGGGCCTGTCGGCGCAGGTCCGGGCTCAGATACCGGTTGCGGCTGCTCATCGCCAGTCCGTCGGCCTCGCGCGCGATGGGGGCGGGGAAAATCTTCACATCCAGGTGGAGGTCCTGGACCATCCGCTTGACGACCTGGCACTGCTGGTAGTCCTTCTGCCCGAAGACGGCCGTGTCGGGGCGGACGATGTTGAAGAGCTTCAGCACCACGGTGGTTACGCCGGCGAAGTGCCCCGGTCGCGCCGCGCCGCACAGCACCTCGGTCAGGGGACCGGTGACCCGCGCCTCGGTGGCGTGGCCCTCGGGGTACATCTCCTCGATGCTCGGGTGGAAGAGGCAGTCCGTCTTCTCCTTCCGCAGGAGCCCCAGGTCACGATCCAAGTCGCGGGGGTAGCGGTCGAAATCCTCGCCGGGGCCGAACTGCGTCGGGTTGACGAAGATGCTCACCACCACCCGCTCGGCAAGTTTATGCGCCAGCCGGACCAGCGACAGGTGCCCCTCGTGCAGGTAGCCCATGGTCGGGACGAGGGCGATGCCGTACCCCTGCGACCGTTGCCGGCGCGAGTACTCCGCCATCTCGTCCACGCTGAAGATGCTCTGCACGGCTACATCCCGAAGAAACCGAGGCCGAAGAGGATGAACTCCGCGAGGAGGGAGTCCCCCTCGAGGGTGACACGTCCCCCGGTGACGGCGGCGTTGAATCCCATCCCGGCCGACATGCCCGGCATCCCGGTCGCGTACACGGCGTCGGGGCCTTCCGTGGCGTCCAGGAGCGCGGGCATGTCCAGCCAGGCCGCCAGGTTGACCGGCTCCGTGGTGGAGGCGGCCGACGACCGGAAAGCCCCGTCCCCGGCGAGCGTGTTCGCCCCGCCGAAGTTCTCCGCGATGAACTCCGCGGACGGGCCGTCCGGCGTCACCACCAGGCAGCCGTTAAACTCCAAAAGGTAGAGGCTCTTGCCCTCGTCCAGCTCCAGTCGCAGGCCGGGAACGCCGCCGACGGTGACCTCCTCGCCCTGCGCCGGGACGCCCTCCGTCACCGACATGAGCGCGATCAGGCCAAGGGCGAGGGCGGCCGGGTCGGGGCTCTCGAAGTAAAACGCCAGCCGGGGGTCGGCGTACTCCACTTCCATGTCCAGCAGGTCGTCGAGGAAGTCCGCCGCGACCTCGCTTTGCGGTTCCCCGGGCAGGGCGTGGAGCGACATCCCCACCGTGTCCCCGGCCAGGGCGTCCAGCTCCCCGAGCGCGGCGAGGACCTCGGGCGGCATTTCCGGCTCCGGCGCGGGGGGCGGAGGGAGCGGTAGATAGTACAACTGCTTCTTGTTCTCGGGTATCGCCTCCACCGAGACCGCCGCTTCCTGAACGTAGAACGCCAGCCCCAGCTCGGCGAGGGTCGTCAGCGGGCGCGCCAGGTGCGCCTCGACGGCGATAAGGCAGTGGTCGGGGTAGCGGCCCATGAGCCCGTTGACCTGACTTTGACCACCGAAGGCGTCCAGGAGCTCGACCGGCTCCCCCTCGGACAGGGTGAGGTCCACCCGGATTCCGCCGTCCGGGCCGGGGACCAGCGCCACCCCCACCGCGTCCAGCCTCTCCTCGAAGGGCGTCAGCTCCGGCTCCGTGTAGCTCTCCGACCACCAGTCGTACACGGGCAGGCGAACCAGGCCGTGGAGGTCCACGTAGGCCGCCAGGGCGAGCCTCTTCGGGAGCTGCGACGTGCACGTCCGGAACCGCGCCGAATCGCCCAGCCCGTACCCGTGGTGAACGACGTGGGACAGCTCCTCCACCGACTGCGAGGAGTAGATGAGCTCGTCGGTGTAGGCGATGACGTTGTCCTCGCCGCCGAAGGCGCGGAAGCCCTCGAAGCCCTCGGGCAGCTCGAGGGCGCCCAGCTCGTCAACGAGCGCGTCCAGGAGCGCGAAGATTTCGGGGTTCCGGGGGCGCAGCATGAGGGTCAGCTCCGGCTCCATCCACTCCGAGTCCGGGTCGGGGGTGGTGAGGTACAGGGCCAGCTCGGAGCGGACCAGCCCGAAGAGCTCCTCCAGCGTGTACTGCGCCAGCGCCTGGGGGAAATCCTCCTCCTCGGGCGGCCACCCGGAGAAGAGACCCGCCAGGAGCGGTTGGTTCGCGAGGGATTCGTAGTCGAGCAGGAGGTCCGGCACGTAAATCGCGACCAGGGAGTCGTCCGGGGCGCCGGTGAGCATCGGCTGGTTGAAGACGTCGGCCGGCAGCGAGTCGGGGCTAAGAACACCCAGGAGCGACAGGATTGTGCCCAGCAGGGAAAAGGCCGCCATGGAATCCCCCGTTCCGGCGAAGGTTCGGGAGATTATAGGTCGAGACGCGCCGTGTCGGCAAGCCGCCCTTGACCGGGCACCCGTCTTGGGCTAAAATCCCCCCCTGCCGGCGGCATAGCCAAGTGGCTAAGGCAGAGGACTGCAAATCCTTCATCCCCGGTTCGAGTCCGGGTGCCGCCTCCAGCTTTTATGAAAGAGCGGTCCCCGGACCGCTTTTTTTGCCTTCGGCGCGGGAAGGGTGTATATTAAAGGTGGGGTGGGTTGATCCCTCTTCCCAGGTTTAATCGTTCAAGTGGTTCGAAGCGTCTTTTGTGAAACGAGGCTACGATGAAGAGGCTTTTTTGCGTTGTTTTCGCGCTGGTATTCGTCGGCGCGGCGTCCGCCGGCGAGTGGCACATCGAAACGGTGGATTCGGAGGGCTATGTGGGCTGGTACACTTCCCTGGCGCTGGACTCCTCCGACTATCCCCACATCTCGTATTACGATGTGTGGAACCGGGATCTCAAATACACCCACTGGGACGGCGGTTCTTGGCAGACAGAGACAGTTGACTCGGAGGGAAGCGTAGGTGAATGGACATCCCTGGCATTGGACTCTAACGATTACCCCCACATCTCGTATTACGACTACACCAACGGAAACCTAAAATACGCCCGTTGGGACGGCAGCTCTTGGCAGACAGAGACAATTGACTTGGGAGGTCAGTACACATCCCTATCAATAGATTATAACGGTTATCCCTGCATCTCGTATTATGAACCCAACAATGGAGATTTAAAATACGCCCGCTGGGACGGCGGCTATTGGCTGACTGAGACCGTTGACGAGGGGGATGACGTAGGCATGTGGTCCTCTCTGGCGCATGATTCGTCTGGCAAACCTCACATTTCGTATTACGACCTCACCAATACAGGCCTTAGATACGCCTATTGGACAGGTAGTACTTGGGGTCGCGTAGCCGTTGATACGAAGTGGCATGTGGGCGAATACACCTCACTCGCGTTGGATTCCTCTGGCTACCCCCGAATCATGTATCAGGAATACTGGTCCAACGGCAGTTATTTAAAATACGCTCGGAGGCTCGAAGACAAGTGGATATTTTTGGACGTTGACACCGAAGACGCAGGCTACTACACTTCCCTCGCGCTGGACACTTCCGACCGACCTCGCATCTCGTACCGAGGCAACGGGAATCTCAGATACGCAAGCTGGACCGGCAGCTCTTGGCACATTGAGACCGTGGACTCGGAGGGAAGATACACCTCCCTTGCGCTGGACTCCCTCGGCAACCCACATATCTCATATTACGCCAACGAAGCTCTAAAATACGCTTATTGGGATCCCGGGCCGGGGGTGGAGGGGGCGGAGGTTTCCGCGAACACCTGCGACGAGGGCGTGCTGGTCGGCTGGACGATAACCGGCGACGCACCGGCGAGTTTTAACGTCCTGCGGTCGGCGGGGGAAAATGAACCGGATGCAATCTCCGGCGCTCTTCCCGGAACGGCGGCCCGCTGGCTGGATAGCGATGTAGAAGCTGGGGGCGAGTACCTCTACTGGCTGGAAGCCATCGAGGAGGACGGGACGGTGAGCCGCTTCGGGCCGACGGAGGCGGTGGCGTTCCCCGGAGCAGCTCGGGAGCTTGCGTTATCAATCTACCCCAGCCCGGTGAAGGGTTCATTCACGGTTGATTACACGCTGCCCGAGGACGGCCGTATAAGTATATCGCTCTACGACCTTTCGGGACGGCGTGTATCAACGATTCTCGACGGTGAGATGACCGCCGGGCGCCATGATATTTCCTACGACGCCTCGGCGCTTCCACCGGGCGTTTACCTCGCCCGCCTGGCGACCGATTCCGGCTCCCTCACCCGGCGGGTGGTGATTGCGCGTTAAAAAAACGCGGCGGCCCGCAGAGGGCCGACCTAAAGGTCGGCCCCTACGAGGTTATCGTGCGATTCGAAACGTAGGGCGGGGATTCCTATCCCCGCCGCGTTTTACCCTCACCCTAGCCCGTAGGCGAGCCTCCCCCCAGAGGGGGGAGGGGAAAATGTAGGGCGGAGCTTCTACGCCCCGCCGCGGGGAGGGCGGTCATACCTTCAACCCCCAGCGCTCCACCACCCGCACCAGCGCCGGGAGGAAGAAAACGCTGGTCAGGAAGCACGCCGCCACGCCGACCATGAGCGCTATCCCCATCGAGGAGAAGCCCTGCATCCGGGCGAAAATCATCGAGCCGAAGCCGATCCCCGTCGTCAGGCTGGTCAAAAACACCGCCCGCCCCGTCCGCGACAGCGTGACATCGAAGTTACCCTCCCGGCGGTAGCGGTGGATGATGTGCACCCCGTCATCTATACCGATGCCCAGCACCAGCGGCACGGCGAAGATGTTCATGTAGTTGACCTTCACCCCGCAAAGCGCCATCACCCCCAGCATGACGACGCTCCCCGCCGCCAGCGGCACCATGGCCAACAGCGTCGTGTGCAGCTTGCGGAAATCGAGGAACAACAGCACGAAGATAGCACCCAGGGCGATGAGGGTGGCCAGCTCCCCGTCCTGCCCGGCCTCGTCTATCATGGACAAAAAGAGCTGCGGCGTGCCCACGCTCTCCGGTTCCACCGCCCCCACACCGTCCGAGAAGGCCCGGAGCCGGTCCTGGTCCGCGAAGAGGTCGAAGCGGGGGAATACTGTAACCAGATAGCGGGTGCCGTCGCGGCTCAGGTATCGGGAGCGCATTTCCGGAGTGAGGTCGGTCTCGGTGATTTCTTTTGAATTGGCGAAACCGGGCTCACCGCCGGCCCCCAGGAGCCAGTCCCGCTGCGCCCTGAAGTAGGCCCGCTGGAAATCGGTCAGCCGCCGGGCGGCGTCATCCGCTTCTCGGCGCAGGGACTCCGCGAGCGCCACCAGCGGCTTCGTCGGCGAGTCGTAGCCGGTGAGCGTCTCGCAGCGACGCTGGAGTTCGGACTTGACCGAGGTCTCCGCGATGACCCGGAGCTCGAGGAGGTTGAGCTGGAGCCGCTCCAGCTCGTCGGCCATGCCGAGCACCTGTCCGGCGGTCACCGGCGGCGGTTCCGCCCAGGCGGCCACGGCGTCGTCAATGCCGCGGATTACGGGCGCCCGCTCCCCCTGGTCCGCCTCCGCGGGAATGAACCGCGAGACCGTGTCTATCTCCCCCACGTAGCCCTTGTCCTTCAGCCGGTCGTAGACCTCCCGGGAGCGCTCCACGGAGTCGGTCACCACCAGGGAATAATCGGGGGAGAGGTCGAAGTGGTCCTCGATGAGGCCGGCCAGCTCGATGGACTCCAGCCCCTTGGGCTCCATGTTGTAGATGTTCCAGTCGAATCGAGTCCCGAGAAGCGCCGCAACCAGCAAACCGCCCCCGACGAGCAGCCCGGCGGCGGCGAAGAGCCAGGGACGGCGGTCCATGGCGCGTCCGACCGCGCCCAGGAGCGGCAGCTCCACCGCCAGGCCCTTGGGGAGCTTGACGGCGACGCCCCGCCTGCGCGCCCGCCGTTCCCGGAGTGATTCCCGGATGGAAAGGAGCGCCGGCAGCACCAGGAGCATGGCCACCAGGGCCAGGATTATCGAGACGCCGCTTACGAAGCCCAGGTCCCGGACGCCGCGCATCTCCCCGGCCAGCATGGACAGAAAGGCCGCCGCCGTGGTCAACGCGCCGGTGAGAATCCCCATCCCGCTCCGCCCGAGCCCCACGGCCAGCGCCTCCTCCATCGGGCGTCCCTCGCTCCGCGCCTCGTTCACCCCGCTCAGGATGTGAATCGCGTAGTCTATCCCCAGCCCCACGATGAAGACGGTGAAGAACATGCTGAAGAGGTTGAGGCAGCCCGAGTAGAGCTGCATGGCGCCGGCGCTCCACACCAGGGCCAGCAGGAGGGGGATTCCGGCCAGAAGCGGGGCGACGACGATGCGGAAGAATACGATCAGGGCCAGAAGGACGAGGATAAGTGCCACGATTGTGGACCAGGCCATATCACCCATCCCCGCCTCGTACTCGTCGCGGGCGAGCGCCAGAGCCCCGGCCAGGCCGACCTCGATCCGCCCGGCGAAGGGCTCCTCCGCCGCGGCGGATTTGCAGACGGCCTCGATGTCGTTGACGGCCACGACCACCCGGTCCATCTCGTCAATGGAAAAGGTGGGCTGGAGCCAGATGAGAAGGAGGCTCCGGTCGGCGGAGAAGATGTAGGGTTCGCCCAGGGAGAGCTCGCGCACGGCCCGGCGGGCGGTATCATCCGGCGCTGCGGTGATCTCCCCGGCGCCGTAGCGGCCGACGTTTTCCGCGAAGCGGTACAGCCCCTCGATCCGCATGATGGCGTCGCTCTCTCGCTCCCGGGTTTCGACGCCGCCGCCCACGTAGGTCTTCTCCAGGGAATCGTTCAGCGCGGCGAGGGTGTGGTCGAGCGCCGGGGACTCGAAGACGGGAGCGAGGTCGTCCAGGTCGTCCGCCGAGAGCAGCATCAGACCGTGATGGGAGGCGAAGTCGTCGTCCAGGCGGTAGTTGACCCAGCGGACGTAGGAGTCCATCGCGGTCAGGCGCGGAGCCAGGCGGTCGGCGAACCGGGCCATCAGCTCGGGATTTTCGCCCCGGACCACCACGGTCACGAAGTTCGCCGAGTCGTAATGCTTGGTGATGTCGCTGAAGGCCACCACCTGGGGGTTGTCCTCGGGCATTATCTCGGTGAGGTTCGTCCTGATTTCGAGCCGCTCGGCCAGGTAGCCGGCTCCCAGGGTGACGACGACGGCCCCGGCAAGTATCCACCACCGTCGGCGGTGGGTGAAGCGCCCCAGGGCGCCGAAGAATCGCGTACGCAGGTTCTCGTGTTCCATGAATGGTCCTCGGCGGGCGTTTGCTGAATCGGGGCCCGGTCCGGCGTCACAGTGCCTGCACGGTAGTTTAGCACTTTCGGGGCGGACGGGAGAAGGCCGTTCTCGTGCGGGAATAGTTCAAAGGTAGCCCTCACCCCCATCCCCGTCGGCGCGCCGCTCCCTAAAAGGGAGAGGGGACCAGCGCAACCCTCACCTGCAATTGCGATGATGTAGGGCGGCCCCTCCGCGGGCCGCCGCGATTGATATAACACCACCTTTTTTTCGAAGGCAGCCCTAACCCTTAATCCCTCTCCCACGGGGAGAGGGATGCGGGCCGACCTGAAGGTCGGCCCCTATGAGGTTGCCGTGCGGTTCTAAATGTAGGGCGGGGACTTTAGTCCCCGCCGTTTTTTCAAAGGCAGCCCTCACCCTTAATCCCTCTCCCACAGGGAGAGGGAAACCGCCTCAATCGTCACCCCTACCCCGTGCCTCGCAGGCCTCCCACGGGGAGAGGGAAAAATAGGGAAATGCCGATAACATAAAGACGGGTTCAACCCCGCCCCTCGGCGACCGGGATTCCCGCCGGCCTAGCCCTGGCTGGTCAGAAGCTCCCGGACCTTGGTCAGGAGCTCCCGGGAATCGAAAGGCTTGGTGATGTAGTCCACCGCGCCCTCCTGCATGGAGGTTATCTTGGCGCGGCTGCCCGTCTTGGCCGATATCATGGCCACCGGTATCTCCGCCGTGGACGGATCCACGTGCAGGAGACGGAGCACCTCCCACCCGTCCATGTCGGGCATCATGATGTCCAGAAGAATCAGATCGGGGCTGTACCTCTCGGCGAGCTCGAGCGCCTCCAGGCCGTTGGCGGCCTTGAGGACGTCGTAGCCCTGGCTGCGGAGTATCATCTCGACGATGGTGACGATGTCCGGCTCGTCGTCGGCGACCAGAATCACCTTCGTCTGCGGCGAGGTGGTGGAGTTTTTCATGACACCTTAAGTCACACCGTCATCTAAAGTATAGACCCAGTTTCGCTACGTTTCCAGAGGGCGCAAGCGTCAGTAGGCCCGCGAGGGGCGTTCCAGGTAGTAGCCCTGCCCCAGCTCCACCCCGATCTCCCGCATCATCTCCAACTCCTCGGCCTGCTCTATCCCCTCGGCGATGACGCGGCTGCCGGTGCGGCCGGCCATTTCCAGGAGGGTTTTCAGGAGCTCCTGCTTGATCTTGCTCTCGTGGATGCCGGAGACCATGGAGCGGTCGAACTTGAGGAAATCGGGCTGGAGCTCGGCGATGGTCGAGAGGGAGGAGTACCCTGCGCCGGCGTCATCCACGGCTATCAAGAACCCCTCTTCCTTGAAGGTGACCAGGGTGCGGCAGAAGGCGGCCAGGTCGTGGATGGCGGTGCGCTCGGTAAGCTCGAGCACGACGTTCTCCTTCAAGAGGTTGCTCTCGACGCCGAAGTCGGCGCTGAAGCTGGGGTCGGAGAAGCTGACGGCGGCGGTGTTCAAGAAGAGGAGCTCCCCGTCCTTGACGTGCTCGGGGGCGACCAGAACGGCGTGACGCCGGCAGAGCCGGTCCAGGGCGTGGCCGAACTCCGAGCGGGCGGCGAAGTTGAACAGCCGCTCCGCGTTCTCGAAGATGGTGTTCGGGGGGCCCAGGGAGAGCGCCTCGTGCCCTAAAACTTTCAGGTCGCCCAGGTACATGATGGGCTGGAAACGGGTCCGGATGCGCTCCCCGGCGATAATCTGCGCCAGCTCGCGGTACTGGAGCATCTCCTCGCGCTTCTCGGCGTCCACCGCCATGTCCCGGGCGTCCCGGGCGGCGGTGTACACCAGGCGCTCGAAGCGGATGAGAGGGTCGTCCACGAAGAGGGAGTAGCCGATGTTGACGTCGAAGCCGTTGGCGGCGAGCTCTCGGCCCACCGCGCTGGCGGAGAGGAACTCCCTCACCAGTTGCGCGACCTCCGCCAACTCCTCCGTGGTGAGGCCCTCCCTGGCGAAGAAGAGGAAAAAGCTCCCCGTCCGAATCGCCTCTTCAAACAGAAGCCCCTTGTCGCCCATGACCTGGTCGTTGAAAACACCCAGGAGCTGGGCCAGGCTCATGATAAGGTCGTCGGTGGACTGCCAGCCGAAGGAGTTTTCCAGCCCGGCGGTCTGGGAGAGGTCCACGCAGATGACGCCCACGGTGCGGTGGTTGACGTCTATGAGCTTGCGGATTTCGCTCAACGCCACCGGCAGGGTGGGCAGGCCGGTCAGCCGGTCGTAGAGGAGGTTGCGGTAGCGCAGTAGCTCTGCGCGCAACCGCGGATCGGGCTTGTCGGGCCTGTTGCCGTCGTCTATCATTGACGTCTCTTCGCGGTGGCCGGGTATGCGTGGCGGAATGCTACGGCAAATTGCGGCGCACCGACTCACCTTAAACGGAATACGATTCGCGCCCCGGCTCGCACCTCCCCGGTGGGGAGAGAAATTTCAAAGTAGGAGAAGTGTACAACTTTCACACAGCTATGTCATCAAAAAGGTGTCCGGACAGGGTACTCCGGCGTTCACGATCTTCTCGATGCCGGGAAGCGAGTCCGGGAGCCGCTTTACATGAGATCGGGTCATCGCCGGATCGAACCCGTCGGGCTCGGGACATCCCGGGGGAGCCGCCGGAGGACGGGGTCCCGTCCTTTTATGGACGCAATTTGCGTGCCGTGCTCCCCGGCGGCAGGTGGATCGTCCGGGTCGGGAAGGGGATTTCAAGACCGCTCCCGGCGAGGGCCCGGGCCAGATTGACGTTTACCGCGTTCGTCACGACCCAGCTCACCGCGTAGCTCTTGCACCAGCAGGTGAGAGTGAAGTTGAGGGAGAAGTCGCCGAAGGTGAGGAAGTAAACCGCCGGCTCCGGTTTTTTAAGAACCCCATCGGTGGCGCGCACCGACT
This genomic window contains:
- a CDS encoding GNAT family N-acetyltransferase, encoding MLRELRDYEKLRGLLAENPPATAMIAYTLFHQTPEPGEPFRLCLVDDPENPACVLVASWGNLFFARDPEKLDLALEYFDSAAYRELVEGVFRDDPKTVADFLEAYRFAGLQESCCERLLKVGEPVWRTRCWVHYWDSPPPREPRIPLAPLKPEHARVVEAHWEFGDHDEGSIAYIRWRIESGPSLAFYDERGEPGAWCITHGSGSLGNIYTRRAHRRLGLAQEISFGMIRAVLAGGWLPHAHIKQENEPSLALARKVGLERGDDVSWIAVRRR
- a CDS encoding T9SS type A sorting domain-containing protein — protein: MKRLFCVVFALVFVGAASAGEWHIETVDSEGYVGWYTSLALDSSDYPHISYYDVWNRDLKYTHWDGGSWQTETVDSEGSVGEWTSLALDSNDYPHISYYDYTNGNLKYARWDGSSWQTETIDLGGQYTSLSIDYNGYPCISYYEPNNGDLKYARWDGGYWLTETVDEGDDVGMWSSLAHDSSGKPHISYYDLTNTGLRYAYWTGSTWGRVAVDTKWHVGEYTSLALDSSGYPRIMYQEYWSNGSYLKYARRLEDKWIFLDVDTEDAGYYTSLALDTSDRPRISYRGNGNLRYASWTGSSWHIETVDSEGRYTSLALDSLGNPHISYYANEALKYAYWDPGPGVEGAEVSANTCDEGVLVGWTITGDAPASFNVLRSAGENEPDAISGALPGTAARWLDSDVEAGGEYLYWLEAIEEDGTVSRFGPTEAVAFPGAARELALSIYPSPVKGSFTVDYTLPEDGRISISLYDLSGRRVSTILDGEMTAGRHDISYDASALPPGVYLARLATDSGSLTRRVVIAR
- the panC gene encoding pantoate--beta-alanine ligase → MQSIFSVDEMAEYSRRQRSQGYGIALVPTMGYLHEGHLSLVRLAHKLAERVVVSIFVNPTQFGPGEDFDRYPRDLDRDLGLLRKEKTDCLFHPSIEEMYPEGHATEARVTGPLTEVLCGAARPGHFAGVTTVVLKLFNIVRPDTAVFGQKDYQQCQVVKRMVQDLHLDVKIFPAPIAREADGLAMSSRNRYLSPDLRRQARELYASLQLVEKQFDEGERDAMKLREAGVNYLRQLAPDCMLDYYEIADRETLRPLARVGVDGAVALVAAYFGETRLIDNVLLT
- a CDS encoding response regulator encodes the protein MKNSTTSPQTKVILVADDEPDIVTIVEMILRSQGYDVLKAANGLEALELAERYSPDLILLDIMMPDMDGWEVLRLLHVDPSTAEIPVAMISAKTGSRAKITSMQEGAVDYITKPFDSRELLTKVRELLTSQG
- a CDS encoding MMPL family transporter codes for the protein MEHENLRTRFFGALGRFTHRRRWWILAGAVVVTLGAGYLAERLEIRTNLTEIMPEDNPQVVAFSDITKHYDSANFVTVVVRGENPELMARFADRLAPRLTAMDSYVRWVNYRLDDDFASHHGLMLLSADDLDDLAPVFESPALDHTLAALNDSLEKTYVGGGVETRERESDAIMRIEGLYRFAENVGRYGAGEITAAPDDTARRAVRELSLGEPYIFSADRSLLLIWLQPTFSIDEMDRVVVAVNDIEAVCKSAAAEEPFAGRIEVGLAGALALARDEYEAGMGDMAWSTIVALILVLLALIVFFRIVVAPLLAGIPLLLALVWSAGAMQLYSGCLNLFSMFFTVFIVGLGIDYAIHILSGVNEARSEGRPMEEALAVGLGRSGMGILTGALTTAAAFLSMLAGEMRGVRDLGFVSGVSIILALVAMLLVLPALLSIRESLRERRARRRGVAVKLPKGLAVELPLLGAVGRAMDRRPWLFAAAGLLVGGGLLVAALLGTRFDWNIYNMEPKGLESIELAGLIEDHFDLSPDYSLVVTDSVERSREVYDRLKDKGYVGEIDTVSRFIPAEADQGERAPVIRGIDDAVAAWAEPPPVTAGQVLGMADELERLQLNLLELRVIAETSVKSELQRRCETLTGYDSPTKPLVALAESLRREADDAARRLTDFQRAYFRAQRDWLLGAGGEPGFANSKEITETDLTPEMRSRYLSRDGTRYLVTVFPRFDLFADQDRLRAFSDGVGAVEPESVGTPQLFLSMIDEAGQDGELATLIALGAIFVLLFLDFRKLHTTLLAMVPLAAGSVVMLGVMALCGVKVNYMNIFAVPLVLGIGIDDGVHIIHRYRREGNFDVTLSRTGRAVFLTSLTTGIGFGSMIFARMQGFSSMGIALMVGVAACFLTSVFFLPALVRVVERWGLKV
- a CDS encoding EAL domain-containing protein, which codes for MIDDGNRPDKPDPRLRAELLRYRNLLYDRLTGLPTLPVALSEIRKLIDVNHRTVGVICVDLSQTAGLENSFGWQSTDDLIMSLAQLLGVFNDQVMGDKGLLFEEAIRTGSFFLFFAREGLTTEELAEVAQLVREFLSASAVGRELAANGFDVNIGYSLFVDDPLIRFERLVYTAARDARDMAVDAEKREEMLQYRELAQIIAGERIRTRFQPIMYLGDLKVLGHEALSLGPPNTIFENAERLFNFAARSEFGHALDRLCRRHAVLVAPEHVKDGELLFLNTAAVSFSDPSFSADFGVESNLLKENVVLELTERTAIHDLAAFCRTLVTFKEEGFLIAVDDAGAGYSSLSTIAELQPDFLKFDRSMVSGIHESKIKQELLKTLLEMAGRTGSRVIAEGIEQAEELEMMREIGVELGQGYYLERPSRAY